One genomic region from Kwoniella dejecticola CBS 10117 chromosome 1, complete sequence encodes:
- a CDS encoding mitochondrial import inner membrane translocase subunit TIM22, whose protein sequence is MALPSPSPMPLLCPIYLPGQEPVPAGTSDWERQEMQTALRYQRYIGMAMESCPLKVTMASGAGFAMGGFFSLMSATFAYEDPLSRASSQLSTRAQTMFVFKEMGRNMWSSGKGFAKVGAIYSGVECCIEGYRAKNDITNAVSAGFLSGAILARNSGIKAALGGGVAFAVFSGAIDWYLRKEPAE, encoded by the exons ATGGCTCTCCCTTCACCCAGTCCTATGCCATTACTATGTCCGATATATCTACCAGGCCAAGAACCGGTCCCGGCAGGAACGAGTGATTGGGAACGACAAGAGATGCAGACGGCGCTAAGGTATCAGAGGTATATTGGGATGGCTATGGAGAGCTGTCCTCTGAAAGTGACAATGGCGAGTGGTGCAG GCTTCGCAATGGGtggtttcttctctttgatgTCGGCTACATTCGCATATGAAGACCCGCTATCCCGAGCGTCCAGCCAACTATCGACAAGAGCTCAGACGATGTTCGTCTTCAAAGAGATGGGACGTAATATGTGGAGCAGTGGTAAAGGGTTCGCTAAAGTCGGAGCGATCTATTCCGGTGTAGAATGCTGTATTGAAGGG TACCGAGCAAAGAACGATATAACCAATGCCGTCTCAGCAGGATTCTTATCCGGTGCCATCCTAGCCCGGAACTCAGGTATAAAAGCTGCATTGGGTGGTGGAGTCGCATTTGCCGTGTTCTCAGGGGCGATCGATTGGTATCTGAGGAAAGAGCCCgcagagtga